A genomic segment from Candidatus Leptovillus gracilis encodes:
- a CDS encoding adenine phosphoribosyltransferase, whose amino-acid sequence MKSYLQLIDTQTSGPRCDITPLFADPAAFAQLIADLTAPFAATPLDYVAGIDALGFVLGGAMALRLGTGFIPIRKRGKLPVAARAVAFVDYSGQTKGLEIRRGLLQPGDRVAVVDEWIETGAQAQAAIQLIEQEGGVIIGIATINMDDNPLPARLRQRYLCHVLWLDAQ is encoded by the coding sequence ATGAAAAGCTATCTCCAGCTCATTGACACCCAGACCTCTGGCCCGCGCTGCGACATAACGCCGCTATTCGCCGACCCGGCCGCCTTCGCCCAGCTCATCGCCGACCTGACAGCGCCCTTTGCCGCCACGCCGCTGGACTACGTCGCTGGCATTGACGCGCTCGGTTTTGTCCTGGGCGGGGCGATGGCCCTGCGCCTGGGCACAGGCTTCATCCCCATCCGCAAGCGCGGCAAGCTGCCGGTGGCTGCCCGCGCGGTGGCGTTTGTGGACTACAGCGGCCAGACCAAAGGGCTGGAAATCCGGCGCGGACTGCTGCAACCAGGCGACCGGGTAGCAGTGGTAGACGAATGGATTGAGACCGGCGCGCAGGCGCAGGCCGCTATCCAGCTTATCGAACAGGAAGGCGGCGTTATCATCGGTATTGCCACCATAAACATGGACGACAACCCACTGCCAGCGCGTCTGCGGCAGCGGTATCTCTGTCACGTCCTCTGGTTGGATGCACAATGA
- a CDS encoding NUDIX hydrolase N-terminal domain-containing protein, translating into MDIFSLLDEIQTIARNGLLYTDGLYDSERYERLLSLATRTYAQLLAMPEEHIRQRFLTELGYITPKVGADAAIFNDQGEILLMDRADGGGWCLPCGWVEPNEKPAATAVREVREETGLEVVVRQLVGVFTRMPGGRNGPHTMVAVVHLCDVVGGTLTLSHEGLALRYWPIDDVPVWHATHEQYARAAYARWQSETLLPAISN; encoded by the coding sequence ATGGACATCTTTTCTCTACTCGATGAAATTCAGACCATCGCCCGCAACGGTCTGCTCTACACCGATGGCCTCTACGACAGTGAACGGTACGAACGCCTTCTGAGCCTCGCCACCCGCACCTATGCCCAACTGTTGGCAATGCCAGAGGAACACATCAGGCAGCGTTTCCTGACCGAATTGGGCTATATCACCCCCAAAGTCGGCGCCGATGCGGCCATTTTCAACGACCAGGGTGAAATTCTGCTGATGGACCGCGCCGATGGCGGCGGCTGGTGTTTGCCCTGTGGCTGGGTGGAACCCAACGAAAAACCGGCAGCAACGGCCGTGCGCGAAGTCCGCGAGGAAACCGGGCTGGAAGTCGTCGTCCGACAGTTGGTCGGCGTCTTCACCCGTATGCCCGGCGGCCGCAACGGCCCGCATACCATGGTAGCCGTCGTTCATTTATGCGACGTGGTCGGCGGTACGTTAACCCTGTCCCATGAGGGTCTGGCGCTGCGCTATTGGCCCATTGACGACGTACCCGTCTGGCACGCCACCCATGAACAGTATGCCCGCGCCGCCTACGCGCGGTGGCAGTCGGAAACTCTACTGCCAGCTATCTCCAACTGA
- the radC gene encoding DNA repair protein RadC, whose product MTTQLSLGYLPRPLTAVSRRRVCDLPAEERPLYRLQQHGSDALATTELLALVLGMGEAPGIAADLLARFGTLHKLARASKAQLMQIRGIGEAQAARLVAVLELSRRLQAPSADEKPRVSSPAEAAAVLAPRLAHLDQEEMHVILLDTRNRVLGIQAVYKGSLNSSVVRVGEIFRAAIEAPAAAVIVAHNHPSGDPTPSPEDVNVTRQLVKAGKLLDIEVLDHVVIGQGGQFVSLKERGPAFD is encoded by the coding sequence ATGACCACACAACTATCTCTTGGTTATCTGCCACGGCCGTTGACGGCCGTCTCCCGTCGGCGTGTTTGCGATTTACCGGCCGAGGAGCGACCGCTCTACCGCTTGCAGCAGCATGGCAGCGACGCTCTGGCGACCACCGAGTTATTGGCCCTGGTCTTAGGTATGGGTGAGGCTCCCGGCATTGCCGCCGACCTGTTGGCCCGCTTCGGCACGCTGCACAAACTGGCGCGGGCCAGCAAGGCGCAGCTCATGCAAATCCGGGGCATCGGCGAGGCGCAGGCGGCGCGGTTGGTGGCCGTGTTGGAACTGAGCCGCCGCCTGCAAGCGCCGTCGGCCGACGAGAAGCCGCGTGTCTCCAGCCCGGCAGAGGCGGCGGCGGTATTGGCTCCGCGACTGGCCCATCTGGACCAGGAAGAGATGCACGTCATCCTGTTGGACACACGGAATCGGGTGTTAGGCATCCAGGCTGTCTACAAAGGGAGCCTGAACAGCAGCGTGGTACGGGTGGGCGAAATCTTCCGGGCAGCCATCGAAGCGCCGGCGGCGGCCGTCATTGTCGCCCACAACCATCCTTCAGGCGACCCCACGCCCTCGCCGGAAGACGTTAACGTCACCCGCCAGTTGGTCAAGGCGGGCAAGCTGCTAGACATAGAAGTGCTGGACCACGTAGTCATCGGCCAGGGCGGGCAGTTCGTGAGTTTAAAAGAGCGTGGGCCAGCGTTTGATTAG